From one Cardiocondyla obscurior isolate alpha-2009 linkage group LG06, Cobs3.1, whole genome shotgun sequence genomic stretch:
- the LOC139103144 gene encoding uncharacterized protein AH6.3 isoform X1, giving the protein MDHIGLLLQHSQYVYAIPVGIVLVCAILVFVFGFKKAEQPPFAQLSAGSDVDRKFAKKRGKVREKKAVNGQVAGEKTSPAKKTLAGKVEVPKKATKGDDVDSKLKECKQEDNKIVSIKKEKEQLSTKTGKENKVEQAKNKKNLKNLFQEKPVDFDDGDWEQAYSRKDKKNKKKEEESPSKKNKKSSKKTDLINEAHQKGQDKPEIKDKIAKETENKELKEKEKKEVILTSISNEEIGKAKELQKEDQSKVEKMEKEEKKLGKSKKTKKAEDDSTPASVPSTPKTDNKPIVEEQPKKSLNEEKIANNVEENKTVENKEKTAVFDELKDVWTEAKPQKKSKKKARKDN; this is encoded by the exons ATGGATCACATCGGTCTGCTGCTGCAGCACTCGCAATATGTATACGCGATTCCCGTGGGTATCGTGCTGGTATGCGCCATTCTCGTGTTCGTCTTCGGTTTCAAGAAAGCCGAGCAGCCGCCGTTCGCGCAGCTTTCCGCGGGCTCCGACGTGGACCGGAAGTTCGCCAAAAAGCGCGGCAAGGTCCGCGAGAAG aAAGCTGTTAATGGACAAGTTGCAGGTGAGAAAACAAGTCCAGCTAAAAAGACATTAGCAGGGAAAGTTGAAGTTCCTAAGAAAGCTACCAAAGGAGATGATGTTGACAGTAAATTAAAAGAGTGTAAGCAAGAAGACAATAAGATTGTTTctattaagaaagaaaaggaacaaCTCTCGACGAAAACTGGTAAAGAGAACAAAGTTGAGCaggcaaaaaacaaaaaaaatttgaaaaatttgttccAGGAAAAACCAGTCGACTTTGACGATG GAGATTGGGAGCAAGCTTATTCGCGCAAAGATaagaagaacaagaaaaaGGAGGAGGAATCTCCAtcaaagaagaataaaaagtcTTCTAAAAAGACTGATTTGATAAATGAAGCCCACCAAAAGGGACAAGATAAGCCCGAAATCAAAGATAAAATTGCTAAGGAAACTGAAAATAAAGAACttaaagagaaggagaaaaaagaagtgaTCCTTACCTCTATCTCTAATGAAGAGATAGGTAAAGCCAAGGAACTGCAGAAGGAAGACCAAAGCAAG gttgagaaaatggagaaagaagagaagaaattaggaaaatcgaaaaagacaaaaaaagcTGAAGACGATAGCACACCCGCTTCGGTACCATCTACACCAAAAACGGATAATAAACCTATTGTAGAAGAGCAACCGAAAAAATCGCTCAATGAAGAAAAAATAGCTAACAATGTGGAAGAGAATAAAACGGtggaaaataaggaaaaaactGCTGTGTTTGACGAGTTAAAAG atgtCTGGACAGAAGCAAAACCtcaaaagaaaagtaaaaagaagGCTCGTAAAGATAACTGA
- the LOC139103150 gene encoding uncharacterized protein, translating into MAFQLDDLLKDDKKDANLIPDLSKATCNSYEEFRRLKENCPEFKIKPEKVKREDTKVRDKEFSWKATKKELKTIGREWTYGDPVPPDMRGLDLQELQQVAIDWRMLTPIRPKLRQDEEMFSRLVEMGKLEMKTVMKERRSPTSPIRRSKNRAGIIESSVKTCKECGEEYCFGEFCGDVLYDSFTRVTITTQQSKIKISADAEAIIANMDRKKKKKKKGKKRIKSKGRKSARLLVNNKTRRSITELEGKTVKARNNAGQCEKPVKQFKRKCSKYTKKGLLRK; encoded by the exons ATGGCTTTTCAACTGGACGATTTATTAAAGGACGACAAGAAAGACGCCAATTTAATACCCGATTTAAGTAAAGCGACTTGTAATTCTTATGAGGAATTCCGTCGACTCAAGGAAAACTGTCCAGAGTTTAAAATCAAACCGGAAAAG GTAAAAAGAGAAGACACGAAAGTTCGCGATAAAGAGTTTTCTTGGAAAGCGACGAAGAAAGAACTCAAAACCATCGGCAGAGAATGGACTTACGGAGATCCAGTCCCACCAGATATGAGAGGATTGGATCTGCAAGAGCTGCAGCAGGTCGCTATCGACTGGCGAATGCTGACACCGATCAGGCCGAAGCTTCGCCAAGACGAGGAAATGTTCTCGAGATTG GTGGAAATGGGAAAGTTGGAGATGAAAACTGTAATGAAAGAACGTCGTTCACCAACGAGTCCTATCAGACGAAGTAAAAATCGCGCAGGGATAATCGAGAGCAGCGTGAAGACCTGCAAAGAATGTGGCGAAGAATACTGCTTTGGCGAATTTTGCGGAGACGTCCTGTACGATTCTTTCACGAGGGTGACAATTACCACTCAGCagtcgaaaataaaaatatctgcgGACGCTGAAGCCATAATAGCCAATATGgatcgtaaaaagaaaaagaaaaaaaagggaaagaaaagaattaagagCAAAGGTAGAAAATCCGCTAGACTGTTGGTCAATAACAAAACAAGGAGATCGATAACGGAGCTTGAGGGGAAAACTGTTAAAGCGAGAAATAACGCAGGACAATGCGAGAAACCGGTAAAACAATTTAAGAGAAAATGCAGCAAGTACACGAAGAAAGGCCTTTTACGcaaataa
- the LOC139103144 gene encoding uncharacterized protein AH6.3 isoform X2, giving the protein MVVRLWACVCGVLMHARTRLLISWSLRCERKAVNGQVAGEKTSPAKKTLAGKVEVPKKATKGDDVDSKLKECKQEDNKIVSIKKEKEQLSTKTGKENKVEQAKNKKNLKNLFQEKPVDFDDGDWEQAYSRKDKKNKKKEEESPSKKNKKSSKKTDLINEAHQKGQDKPEIKDKIAKETENKELKEKEKKEVILTSISNEEIGKAKELQKEDQSKVEKMEKEEKKLGKSKKTKKAEDDSTPASVPSTPKTDNKPIVEEQPKKSLNEEKIANNVEENKTVENKEKTAVFDELKDVWTEAKPQKKSKKKARKDN; this is encoded by the exons ATGGTGGTTCGCTTGTGGGCGTGTGTTTGCGGCGTGTTAatgcacgcgcgcacacgcttGTTAATCAGCTGGTCCCTCCGGTGCGAAAGG aAAGCTGTTAATGGACAAGTTGCAGGTGAGAAAACAAGTCCAGCTAAAAAGACATTAGCAGGGAAAGTTGAAGTTCCTAAGAAAGCTACCAAAGGAGATGATGTTGACAGTAAATTAAAAGAGTGTAAGCAAGAAGACAATAAGATTGTTTctattaagaaagaaaaggaacaaCTCTCGACGAAAACTGGTAAAGAGAACAAAGTTGAGCaggcaaaaaacaaaaaaaatttgaaaaatttgttccAGGAAAAACCAGTCGACTTTGACGATG GAGATTGGGAGCAAGCTTATTCGCGCAAAGATaagaagaacaagaaaaaGGAGGAGGAATCTCCAtcaaagaagaataaaaagtcTTCTAAAAAGACTGATTTGATAAATGAAGCCCACCAAAAGGGACAAGATAAGCCCGAAATCAAAGATAAAATTGCTAAGGAAACTGAAAATAAAGAACttaaagagaaggagaaaaaagaagtgaTCCTTACCTCTATCTCTAATGAAGAGATAGGTAAAGCCAAGGAACTGCAGAAGGAAGACCAAAGCAAG gttgagaaaatggagaaagaagagaagaaattaggaaaatcgaaaaagacaaaaaaagcTGAAGACGATAGCACACCCGCTTCGGTACCATCTACACCAAAAACGGATAATAAACCTATTGTAGAAGAGCAACCGAAAAAATCGCTCAATGAAGAAAAAATAGCTAACAATGTGGAAGAGAATAAAACGGtggaaaataaggaaaaaactGCTGTGTTTGACGAGTTAAAAG atgtCTGGACAGAAGCAAAACCtcaaaagaaaagtaaaaagaagGCTCGTAAAGATAACTGA
- the Nubp2 gene encoding cytosolic Fe-S cluster assembly factor Nubp2 homolog — MLFIAEQSSVTSPQLRLARFQFDFYSRSLLIINFSTMLKGVKHVLLVLSGKGGVGKSTVSTQLALALKESGFRVGILDVDLCGPSVPYLLNLEKEDVHQSSEGWIPVFADPEQKLSVMSIGFLLKSQNDSVVWRGPKKNSMIKQFLTDVIWRDIDYLIIDTPPGTSDEHITVMENLRDVKCDGAIVVTTPQAVAVDDVLREVTFCRKTGIHIIGIIENMSGFVCPSCTECTNIFSSGGGIALSEMVKVPFLAKIPIDPQVGKLADKGQSVLVTLPDSQVAQVFKKLVEEITKSKEA; from the exons ATGCTTTTTATCGCCGAACAATCGTCGGTGACATCCCCGCAATTGCGTCTCGCTCGTTTCCAATTCGACTTCTATTCCCgaagtttgttaattattaatttttccaccaTGCTGAAAGGAGTGAAGCACGTACTCTTGGTACTTTCAGGAAAAGGCGGTGTCGGCAAGTCGACAGTCAGCACTCAGCTAGCACTTGCTTTAAAGGAATCTGGTTTTCGA GTTGGAATTTTGGATGTTGACCTTTGTGGTCCCAGTGTGCCTTACTTACTAAATTTAGAAAAGGAAGATGTTCACCAATCTTCCGAAGG ATGGATACCAGTATTTGCTGATCCAGAACAAAAACTGTCGGTCATGTCCATTGGCTTCCTCCTGAAAAGTCAGAATGACAGTGTGGTTTGGCGTGGGCCTAAAAAGAACAGTATGATCAAACAGTTTTTGACAGATGTGATTTGGCGCGATATCGATTATTTGATCATCGACACCCCACCTGGCACATCTGACGAGCACATTACAGTCATGGAGAACTTAAG agACGTAAAATGTGACGGTGCAATTGTCGTGACTACGCCACAAGCGGTCGCAGTGGACGACGTTCTACGAGAAGTGACATTTTGTAGAAAAACTGGTATTCATATAATCGGCATCATCGAAAATATGAGCGGTTTTGTCTGTCCCTCATGTACG gAATGTACTAATATATTTTCGTCAGGCGGTGGAATAGCCCTTTCAGAAATGGTAAAGGTTCCATTTTTAGCTAAAATACCCATAGACCCACAAGTTGGCAAATTAGCGGATAAGGGACAAAGTGTTTTGGTAACGTTACCTGATAGTCAAGTCGCACAAGTGTTTAAAAAGTTAGTTGAAGAAATTACCAAAAGTAAAGaagcttga
- the LOC139103137 gene encoding caldesmon yields the protein MTGRTSLVEQKRLQWAKEREEMARLGGNWGNLKQNDDYIRTHIRTYSNEARLSLGEIKDRPSVQSFRTAGRYGSTVSLKSLGTDSSGNNSSNLKCLDYNGGSLINLQDQEEISQVRRRSPSLPPIFHKEQQQYFSLEQQQRDFGVEGSRYQSQRSQKLEHRRHRSNERRESQKETRHYGSPGEEREGETSGYASDSVDIPQTEQRALPDKAGSRMETTEKTWQNPYCTTPESSLPPSRRLSPGRMNELNRPRWGSVWGQDAARGDPPTPSWLSRLGQSSQVLIINHDSASSPDSSTTGSTGSDINKTSYLRGQNIPVDAQILQERETRRQKALELQNAIKQQLEERDRQRKEEKERRLREEMMEEERIRRERERDKERFEEEQRMIREKEEAKQRKAQAMREVLEAAERLAMEERKNRRKREEHTDEDTDVVTQSSNELNATTNLNNKREEWNSSGKQSTSTMNCSEEKSSSKDVKEADNYRECETYREPKENCLRINYADKSEETTLDLNPKSLQVPVSKDVAIVLSGRLEDPEILSKGNLQLVNLVMTPSPRRFAENADYFSLGLNAIMRNNGNPRNASSVAVENRLLTPSKYRMPAARDFGTQTDVESDVQELREKLQNQSIREQGSTKDRKDTTNTNRRNVEKSNNVGEEISMKARSKSQPRTTLDSRPRWNANRPGTRYRTQSEKDPHYQRRLRLRRRQIESSDEGSRSPSPDRRKSNNGKSKSRSTIRRKAKPENYDADLSMDSLNSVVPLRIDKDGKINIEDRAEVLRSINNANHAKRPDDESSNIWCGQEILSKLSSLKSGLLMKQIEWDSERCLVSPAASEIF from the exons ATGACTGGAAGGACTTCGCTGGTGGAACAAAAGAGACTCCAGTGGGCGAAGGAAAGGG AAGAAATGGCTCGTCTTGGTGGTAATTGGGGAAATCTGAAGCAGAATGACGATTACATCCGCACCCATATCCg TACTTACTCGAACGAAGCTCGATTGTCCTTGGGGGAAATAAAGGATAGACCTTCGGTGCAATCCTTCCGCACAGCTGGACGTTATGGGAGCACCGTCAGTCTTAAAAGTCTGGGGACGGACAGTTCCGGGAACAACAGCAGCAATCTCAAATGCCTCGACTATAACGGTGgcagtttaattaatcttcAAGACCAGGAGGAGATTTCGCAAGTCAGGCGCAGAAGCCCCAGTTTACCTCCAATTTTCCACAAGGAACAGCAACAATATTTCTCCCTG GAGCAACAACAGCGTGACTTCGGTGTGGAGGGATCACGATACCAGTCGCAGAGATCGCAAAAACTGGAACACCGTCGTCATCGATCCAACGAGCGTCGCGAGAGCCAAAAAGAGACTCGACATTACGGCTCACCTGGCGAGGAACGCGAAGGCGAGACTTCCGGTTACGCCAGCGATTCCGTGGATATACCACAGACCGAGCAAA GAGCTCTGCCTGACAAAGCAGGGAGTAGGATGGAAACGACGGAAAAAACGTGGCAAAATCCTTACTGCACTACCCCGGAAAGTTCATTGCCGCCGTCGAGGAGGCTTTCACCGGGCAGAATGAACGAACTCAACAGGCCAAGGTGGGGAAGCGTTTGGGGCCAAGACGCAGCAAGAGGCGACCCACCGACACCCTCTTGGTTATCAAGATTAGGACAGTCGAGTCAG gttttgataattaatcacGACAGCGCTAGCAGCCCAGACAGTTCAACGACTGGTTCAACCGGCTCCGACATTAATAAAACATCCTATCTGCGGGGTCAAAATATTCCGGTAGACGCGCAGATACTACAGGAACGGGAAACGAGACGACAGAAAGCGTTAGAACTTCAGAACGCTATCAAACAACAACTCGAAGAAAGGGATAGacagagaaaagaagaaaaagaacggcGATTAAGAGAAGAAATGATGGAAGAAGAACGGAttcgacgagagagagaaagagacaaagaaag ATTCGAGGAGGAACAACGGATGATacgcgagaaagaggaggCAAAGCAGAGAAAGGCACAGGCGATGCGCGAGGTACTAGAAGCTGCTGAACGGTTGGCGATGGAAGAGCGAAAAAATCGACGGAAACGAGAGGAGCACACCGATGAGGACACTGATGTGGTGACGCAGTCTTCCAACGAGTTGAACGCAACCACAAATCTAAATAACAAACGTGAAGAATGGAATTCCTCGGGAAAACAGAGCACGAGTACAATGAATTGCTCCGAAGAAAAGTCTAGTTCAAAAGACGTTAAAGAAGCTGACAATTATCGAGAGTGCGAGACCTACAGAGAGccgaaagaaaattgtttgcgAATTAATTACGCAGACAAATCGGAGGAGACTACCCTGGACCTAAACCCGAAGTCCCTCCAGGTTCCCGTGAGCAAGGACGTGGCGATTGTGCTGAGCGGTCGACTGGAGGATCCGGAAATCTTAAGTAAAGGAAATTTGCAGCTGGTAAATTTGGTGATGACTCCAAGCCCGCGTAGATTCGCAGAAAACGCGGATTACTTCTCACTGGGGCTGAACGCGATTATGAGGAACAACGGAAACCCTAGAAACGCATCGTCAGTCGCTGTGGAGAACAGATTACTGACGCCAAGCAAATACAGAATGCCGGCCGCTCGGGACTTCGGCACGCAGACTGATGTGGAATCTGACGTCCAGGAGCTACGGGAAAAACTGCAGAACCAATCGATCAGAGAGCAAGGCAGCACGAAAGACCGAAAAGATACGACGAATACCAATCGAAGAAACGTTGAAAA ATCGAATAATGTTGGTGAAGAGATTTCTATGAAAGCGCGATCCAAATCGCAACCCAGAACAACGCTCGATAGCAGACCACGATGGAACGCTAATCG ACCAGGTACACGGTATCGTACGCAAAGCGAAAAGGATCCGCATTATCAAAGACGACTGCGGTTAAGAAGAAGACAAATCGAATCCAGCGACGAAGGATctag atcTCCGTCCCCCGATCGCCGGAAGTCAAATAACGGAAAGTCAAAAAGTCGAAGCACCATCAGACGCAAAGCAAAACCCGAGAATTACGACGCTGATCTATCGATGGACAGTTTAAATTCCGTTGTACCTCTGCGGATTGACAAAGAtgggaaaattaatattgaagatCGTGCCGAAGTATTAAGATcgataaataatgcaaatcaTGCAAAACGACCGGATGACGAGAGCTCTAATATTTGGTGCGGACAAGAAATTTTGTCCAAGTTGTCGTCATTGAAAAGC ggACTTTTAATGAAGCAGATTGAGTGGGATTCCGAACGATGTTTAGTCTCACCCGCCGCAtccgaaattttttaa
- the Srp68 gene encoding signal recognition particle subunit SRP68 — protein MVFEEKADISKENSTRNGVMAKDSRTYSLEILKIIKEAQQQHGLRHGDYQRYRGYCSRRLGRLRKVLKVPQGDRRHFKRKDITAAMVSEDKFLQVPLMMAERAWSYAMQLRQESNTEPRKKFHLVSRLKKAAVYSLQLQDLIENINCDARTKLEAQAYVAWMNGSLQFELQLWKQAMENLKKAQVVYGNLASALPELEQVVYKTRVEELAPSLRYCAYNIGDTSAMDDLMQMRGQLSGELMASLDSLIAQTREKQANVEEVTWRGKSCGMVPPRAAGLIIADSKLNQALEKAATNQAKIDLLEAHLIDCKDALLVVRDHFKNELKNKENDKWSPPQHLINYLQYIRLSRTLERNLTLVKVAEESEKTKPQDIVRLYEAALHNLVEISQLQDDTEFLAEQEAKTKCYRAFRCFYMAQSLANLHRWREAMALYQRSLQHVKNALKCDKFLPTVLKEALCNLETSVEAAQYAAHAHSVLEDGQEEESGTSKLAKSKKPLYERLHEYREDPALLTKQPNVYKLPPSMRSIPCKPLFFDLAFNMAEFPDLSHKMGDQAKRGQAGLTGFVKGLWGWGNK, from the exons ATGGTGTTTGAAGAAAAAGCAGATATCTCGAAGGAAAATTCGACGCGGAATGGAGTGATGGCGAAGGACTCGAGAACATATTCCTTAGAGA ttttgaaaataatcaaagaGGCTCAACAGCAGCATGGGTTGAGACACGGCGACTACCAGCGGTATCGTGGTTACTGCTCCAGGAGGCTCGGAAGACTGCGGAAGGTGTTGAAAGTACCGCAGGGTGACAGACGTCATTTCAAGAGGAAAGATATTACCGCAGCTATGGTCAGCGAGGACAAGTTTCTGCAAGTACCTTTGATGATGGCTGAGCGCGCATGGAGCTATGCAATGCAGCTACGACAAGAATCCAATACAGAGCCGAGAAAGAAATTTCACCTGGTATCTCGGCTTAAAAAAGCAGCGGTATATTCTTTACAATTGCAAGATTTAATCgag aatataaattgcGACGCTCGTACGAAACTAGAGGCACAGGCGTATGTAGCTTGGATGAATGGTTCTCTGCAATTTGAACTGCAATTATGGAAACAGGCcatggaaaatttaaaaaaggcaCAAGTAGTATATGGCAATTTGGCGTCTGCGTTGCCGGAATTAGAACAGGTGGTTTACAAGACGCGCGTCGAAGAGTTGGCGCCTAGTCTTAGATATTGCGCTTATAATATTGGAGACACCAGCGCTATGGACGATCTTATGCAGATGCGTGGGCAATTAAGTGGCGAATTGATGGCTAGTCTGGATTCTTTGATAGCTCAAACGCGAGAGAAGCAAGCTAATGTAGAAGAAGTTACTTGGCGCGGTAAATCTTGCGGCATGGTACCACCGCGAGCGGCTGGTTTAATTATCGCGGATTCTAAGTTGAATCAAGCTTTAGAAAAGGCCGCTACCAATCAGGCCAAGATTGATTTGTTAGAAGCGCATCTGATAGATTGCAAGGATGCTTTATTAGTGGTGCGCGATCATTTTAAGAATGAGTTGAAAAACAAAGAGAACGACAAGTGGTCGCCGCCGCAACATCTGATTAATTATCTTCAATATATCCGATTATCTCGTACGTTGGAGCGTAATTTAACATTGGTGAAAGTGGCGGAAGAATCGGAGAAAACCAAGCCGCAGGACATAGTGCGTTTGTATGAAGCCGCGTTACACAATCTTGTAGAGATATCTCAATTGCAAGATGATACGGAATTTTTGGCCGAGCAGGAAGCGAAAACGAAATGTTACAGAGCTTTCAGATGTTTCTACATGGCTCAGAGTCTCGCTAATTTACATCGTTGGCGCGAGGCTATGGCCTTGTATCAGCGATCGTTACAGCATGTTAAAAATGCATTGAAATGTGACAAATTTCTACCAACTGTTTTGAAGGAAGCCTTGTGCAATTTGGAAACTTCTGTGGAGGCTGCACAGTACGCTGCTCATGCTCACAGTGTTTTAGAAGACGGCCAGGAAGAGGAAAGTGGAACTAGTAAGCTTGCCAAGAGCAAAAAACCATTGTACGAACGTTTACACGAGTACAGAGAAGACCCGGCACTTCTCACAAAGCAACCGAATGTTTATAAATTACCGCCATCAATGCGCAGTATTCCCTGCAAACCTTTATTCTTCGATCTGGCCTTCAACATGGCCGAGTTTCCCGATCTATCGCATAAAATGGGCGATCAGGCTAAGCGGGGACAGGCTGGCCTCACCGGTTTTGTAAAGGGTCTCTGGGGTTgggggaataaataa